A window of the Deferrivibrio essentukiensis genome harbors these coding sequences:
- a CDS encoding STT3 domain-containing protein yields the protein MKKITFLIILFSIFAVYFLSGYKRYEVYKKWEENRSLYFVDNITAMTTLDAYYWLKMAKDYDNGKLGKDYINPLKEYPDMTCYNKSPNMLVWMISFTHRITGLDYYKSGLLLIPFLAGLFCIPLFFYFFRLDYGESSVLGGLLGSFSYAYYVRSTMGRVDTDLLNIFFPILISLFILFIAKENNKIKNYIHSALAGISMTGFVWWYQKPGFIFVYLVFLTLYLFFQKFKLKDLLILSALFLLFSNPLYVVNSIAQLIGFFNSYFFPQPTGQISWPDIMQTITESQKRGLIQTLKMIHEIWGFVIVGFAGLAYLYLKNFVKMLPITPVIILGMLSLVGSNRFAMFLVPFVGVGIGVIIMEIIKHVEKLLQFKQIVTSIVSISLMFILFFATANYTAYSYVIRPSIAPDITKSFIELKQQLPKNSAVFTWWDYGYALMDIPEFATYHDGGAHGGLRTTLVARGFTETNQKNLYKMLAYLENYGFDYLNEAIVKDNISAEDMLKEIYGYNDGFKGENVYILYTRDMIGKFGAISFFGNWDFKEKKAYPTPYNELSCSKIENNTLYCTGITINLSSGIATAGGNNFFLRRIVFVNNGKIVNKSEIKEAGNTLQLLMRNNNIFSIQLIPEILYQSNFNQQYILGNYDKDLYEEVYNNFPTARVFKVLKR from the coding sequence ATGAAAAAAATTACATTTTTAATTATATTATTTTCTATTTTCGCAGTCTATTTTTTATCCGGTTATAAAAGATACGAAGTTTACAAAAAATGGGAGGAAAATCGCTCTCTCTATTTTGTGGACAATATCACTGCTATGACTACACTTGATGCTTACTACTGGCTGAAAATGGCAAAAGATTACGATAATGGCAAACTGGGAAAAGATTATATCAATCCTCTTAAAGAATATCCTGACATGACTTGTTATAATAAAAGTCCTAACATGCTCGTGTGGATGATAAGTTTTACGCATAGAATTACCGGATTAGATTATTACAAATCCGGACTGCTGCTAATCCCTTTTCTTGCAGGGCTATTTTGTATCCCGCTATTTTTCTACTTTTTTCGTCTTGACTACGGTGAATCATCCGTATTAGGCGGACTGTTGGGAAGTTTCAGCTACGCTTATTACGTAAGGAGCACAATGGGAAGAGTTGACACCGACCTTTTAAATATATTCTTCCCAATACTTATCTCTTTATTTATCTTATTTATTGCAAAAGAGAACAATAAAATAAAAAATTATATACATTCGGCATTGGCTGGAATCTCAATGACAGGGTTTGTATGGTGGTATCAGAAACCCGGGTTTATATTTGTCTACTTGGTATTTTTGACGCTCTATCTATTTTTCCAAAAGTTTAAACTAAAAGATTTGCTGATACTCTCCGCTCTGTTTTTACTTTTTTCAAACCCACTATACGTTGTAAACAGTATAGCTCAGTTAATTGGGTTCTTTAATTCATATTTTTTCCCACAACCCACAGGACAAATTTCTTGGCCTGATATTATGCAAACAATCACTGAAAGTCAAAAGAGAGGGTTAATACAGACGCTTAAAATGATTCACGAGATTTGGGGATTTGTCATAGTAGGATTTGCTGGCTTAGCCTATCTATACCTTAAAAATTTTGTAAAAATGCTCCCAATTACACCTGTCATTATTTTGGGTATGTTGTCCCTTGTAGGCTCAAACAGATTTGCAATGTTTTTAGTCCCATTTGTAGGTGTTGGCATAGGCGTAATAATTATGGAAATTATCAAACATGTTGAAAAGCTATTGCAATTCAAGCAAATTGTGACAAGCATAGTCAGCATCTCTTTGATGTTTATCTTGTTCTTTGCCACTGCCAATTATACTGCATATTCTTATGTAATAAGGCCTTCAATTGCACCGGATATTACAAAAAGTTTTATTGAGCTAAAACAACAACTCCCTAAAAATTCTGCAGTTTTCACTTGGTGGGATTACGGATATGCATTAATGGACATCCCTGAGTTTGCCACCTATCATGATGGGGGAGCCCATGGTGGACTCAGAACTACACTTGTAGCACGAGGTTTTACGGAAACAAACCAAAAAAATCTGTATAAAATGTTAGCTTATCTTGAAAATTACGGTTTTGATTATTTAAATGAGGCAATCGTGAAAGATAATATTAGTGCCGAAGATATGCTGAAGGAAATTTACGGTTACAATGATGGTTTTAAAGGTGAGAATGTTTACATCCTTTACACAAGGGATATGATAGGTAAATTTGGTGCCATCTCTTTTTTCGGAAATTGGGACTTTAAAGAGAAAAAGGCATATCCGACACCTTATAATGAACTCAGTTGTTCCAAAATTGAAAACAATACCCTTTACTGTACAGGCATAACTATCAATCTAAGTTCAGGAATTGCAACAGCCGGTGGGAACAACTTTTTCTTGCGAAGAATAGTTTTTGTCAATAACGGTAAAATTGTTAATAAATCGGAGATAAAAGAGGCAGGTAATACCCTGCAGCTACTTATGAGAAACAATAATATATTTTCCATACAGCTAATACCTGAAATCCTTTACCAATCAAATTTTAATCAGCAGTATATACTTGGGAACTATGACAAAGATCTGTATGAAGAAGTTTACAACAACTTTCCTACGGCAAGAGTCTTTAAGGTATTAAAAAGATAA
- a CDS encoding ABC transporter ATP-binding protein: MRNTISELRLQSVSVANIFSNISLTFKSDKIYAIFGKSGAGKSTLIKAISGNIKYNGDIFLDDLNVKQLSPQKHRVLINYLPQESYLTGRVVRDSFEDLKKLKIHKNLEINFEYISELIQKLKLPKEILTKNINQLSGGERQRIALIRSILLKPKYILLDEPTSALDVYSEGVTLDFFKEQNKHRGVIIVSHSVKIIKNSDVKIFMDKDGIKLFENDIDDDFILETIRDKDED; this comes from the coding sequence TTGAGAAATACGATATCAGAGCTTAGATTACAGTCTGTTTCTGTAGCAAATATATTTAGTAATATAAGTTTAACCTTCAAATCCGATAAAATTTATGCAATTTTTGGTAAAAGTGGCGCCGGTAAGTCTACACTTATAAAAGCCATAAGTGGTAATATTAAGTACAATGGCGATATTTTTCTTGATGATTTAAATGTAAAGCAGTTAAGCCCTCAAAAACATCGGGTATTAATAAATTATCTGCCTCAGGAGTCATATCTTACGGGAAGAGTAGTAAGAGATAGCTTTGAAGATTTGAAAAAGCTAAAGATTCATAAAAATCTTGAGATAAACTTTGAGTATATTTCTGAACTTATTCAAAAACTAAAATTGCCTAAAGAGATATTAACCAAAAATATTAACCAACTCTCCGGTGGTGAGAGGCAGCGTATTGCATTAATCCGTTCAATTTTGCTAAAGCCAAAATATATCCTACTTGATGAGCCGACATCTGCACTTGATGTGTATAGTGAGGGGGTGACTCTTGATTTCTTTAAAGAGCAAAATAAGCACAGGGGTGTAATAATTGTCTCTCATTCTGTAAAAATTATAAAGAACTCTGATGTGAAAATATTCATGGACAAAGATGGTATTAAACTTTTTGAAAACGATATAGACGACGATTTTATATTAGAAACTATAAGGGACAAGGATGAAGACTGA
- the glgP gene encoding alpha-glucan family phosphorylase yields the protein MNFREFYVGINFPDKLKKLESLAYNLWWTYNNPAKDLFKMINPDLWEESVHNPIAVLASLDQKRINEIASDPVFLSRLESVWDLYMEYIQTPKWFEIRDDIPNKDKMLVAYFSMEYGLHESIQTYAGGLGILSGDHCKSASDIGLPFVAVGLLYKNGYFHQYLNSDGWQLEDYPNNDFSMMPILESSDENGNKNYIEINSSEGVIKAKIWHIHLGMVRFILLDTDIPENSESIRKITGKLYDGDFGMRIKQEILLGIGGVKALEKLGIKPTVFHLNEGHPAFAICERINQLMLLNNLSFDEAFEFVKKTTLFTTHTPVPAGFDVFSEGEIFRYLGSIYSGAPLKVEEIIRFGRYEPNNRAEPFSLAIFAIKGSVYRNGVSKLHGEVSKNIFKNLWQNIPQEFIPIDYITNGVHLPTWVSDECKRLYNRYLGEEWHLKPHKFEVWENIDDIPDLELFETKNLLRSRLIEYVRRRLKKEVKKKGGSHSEMLSAQEALRSDALTIGFARRFATYKRGYLLFKDLERLSKILNSSKMPVQIIIAGKAHPKDNGGKEIIKQIKHITRQSEFKNKVIFLEDYDIQMAKYLVRGVDIWLNNPRRPMEASGTSGMKVAANAGINFSILDGWWDEGYNGTNGWSIGFGEDYTDENYQDFVESEEIYDKLENEIIPLFYDRDKTGIPREWIKVMKSSVKSVSSFFNTTRMVMEYTDKFYNELNNMYFEMSANDFKELRGFVDWRRKISGMWHSVQVGEGYFEYDELMVGENIKPILKVDINGLVQSDIEVLCFIKRECDKGEAYRIIPLTFSKMENNFSVYEADVTLECPGRFKATFCILPKHKFIKNRFENNIFIWA from the coding sequence ATGAATTTCAGAGAGTTTTACGTAGGGATAAATTTCCCTGATAAATTAAAGAAACTTGAATCTTTGGCCTATAACCTTTGGTGGACGTATAACAATCCTGCCAAAGATTTGTTTAAAATGATAAATCCCGATCTTTGGGAAGAGAGTGTCCATAATCCGATTGCAGTCCTTGCTTCCCTTGACCAAAAGCGGATTAATGAGATTGCAAGCGACCCGGTATTTTTATCAAGGCTTGAAAGCGTATGGGATTTGTATATGGAGTATATCCAGACTCCAAAGTGGTTTGAAATAAGAGATGACATCCCAAATAAGGATAAGATGCTTGTAGCTTATTTTTCAATGGAATATGGTTTACATGAATCTATACAAACTTATGCGGGCGGACTTGGGATATTGTCAGGAGACCACTGCAAATCAGCAAGCGATATCGGTCTCCCTTTTGTAGCTGTCGGGCTATTATATAAAAACGGCTATTTCCACCAGTATTTAAATAGTGACGGTTGGCAGCTTGAAGACTATCCCAATAATGATTTTTCTATGATGCCTATACTTGAGTCATCCGATGAAAACGGGAACAAAAATTATATTGAAATAAACTCTTCCGAAGGGGTTATAAAGGCAAAGATTTGGCATATACATCTCGGTATGGTGAGATTTATCCTGCTTGATACGGATATCCCGGAGAATAGTGAAAGTATAAGAAAAATAACAGGTAAGCTTTACGATGGTGATTTTGGAATGCGGATAAAACAAGAGATTTTACTCGGAATCGGTGGTGTAAAGGCGCTGGAAAAATTGGGTATTAAGCCCACAGTTTTTCATTTAAATGAAGGTCACCCTGCTTTTGCTATATGCGAAAGGATAAACCAATTAATGCTATTAAATAATCTTAGCTTTGATGAGGCTTTTGAATTTGTTAAAAAAACTACCCTTTTTACTACGCATACACCTGTGCCTGCAGGGTTTGATGTTTTTAGCGAGGGTGAGATATTTAGATATCTTGGGAGTATCTATTCAGGGGCTCCTTTGAAGGTAGAGGAAATTATTAGGTTTGGACGATATGAGCCTAATAACAGAGCAGAGCCATTTTCTTTGGCAATTTTTGCTATCAAAGGGAGTGTGTATAGAAATGGTGTCAGTAAGCTTCATGGTGAAGTATCTAAAAATATATTTAAAAATTTATGGCAGAATATTCCTCAAGAATTTATTCCGATAGATTATATCACCAACGGTGTGCATCTGCCTACTTGGGTGTCAGATGAATGTAAAAGATTATATAACAGATATCTGGGGGAAGAGTGGCATCTGAAACCACATAAATTTGAAGTATGGGAAAACATTGATGATATCCCTGATCTTGAATTGTTTGAGACAAAAAACTTACTCCGCTCAAGGCTTATTGAATATGTTAGAAGAAGGCTGAAAAAAGAGGTTAAGAAAAAGGGTGGCTCACACAGTGAGATGCTGAGTGCTCAAGAAGCTTTGCGCTCGGATGCTTTAACCATAGGCTTTGCAAGAAGATTTGCCACATACAAAAGAGGGTATCTCCTTTTTAAAGATTTGGAAAGGTTATCCAAAATACTTAATAGCTCAAAAATGCCGGTACAAATAATAATCGCCGGTAAAGCACACCCAAAGGACAATGGTGGGAAAGAGATAATAAAGCAGATAAAGCATATTACAAGACAGTCAGAGTTTAAAAATAAGGTTATTTTCCTTGAGGACTACGATATACAAATGGCAAAATATCTGGTGAGAGGTGTGGATATATGGCTTAATAACCCGAGACGTCCAATGGAGGCAAGCGGCACAAGCGGAATGAAGGTGGCTGCAAATGCGGGGATAAATTTTTCGATATTAGACGGTTGGTGGGATGAAGGTTATAACGGCACAAACGGCTGGTCAATTGGGTTTGGAGAAGATTATACCGATGAGAATTACCAGGATTTTGTGGAGAGTGAAGAGATTTATGATAAGCTTGAAAATGAAATAATACCGTTATTTTACGATAGAGATAAAACAGGTATCCCGCGGGAGTGGATAAAGGTCATGAAAAGCTCGGTAAAGTCAGTATCTTCATTTTTTAACACCACGAGGATGGTAATGGAATATACTGACAAATTTTATAACGAACTAAACAATATGTATTTTGAGATGTCCGCCAATGATTTCAAAGAGCTGAGGGGGTTTGTTGATTGGAGAAGAAAAATTAGCGGTATGTGGCACTCCGTGCAAGTGGGTGAAGGTTATTTTGAATATGATGAACTTATGGTTGGGGAAAATATAAAACCTATTTTGAAGGTTGATATAAACGGTTTGGTGCAGTCTGATATTGAAGTGTTGTGTTTTATTAAAAGGGAATGTGACAAAGGGGAAGCATATCGTATTATCCCTTTAACCTTTTCTAAAATGGAAAATAACTTTTCCGTATATGAAGCTGATGTTACACTTGAGTGCCCGGGAAGATTTAAAGCAACATTTTGTATTTTGCCAAAGCATAAATTTATAAAAAACAGATTTGAAAATAACATATTCATCTGGGCTTAA
- a CDS encoding GNAT family N-acetyltransferase, with the protein MIIRKAKKEDLKTIADLEKIIFDKSNFPMSIRNLQYHLKVNNMIAVAEIDNTIAGYCVVFLRKKYARIYSIATNPYFRGKKVASTLLEHILSQTCGLNYISLEVRKDNIPAIALYEKYGFKTVKEIPCYYGDGCSALKMKKALHKL; encoded by the coding sequence ATGATTATACGAAAAGCAAAAAAGGAAGATCTCAAAACTATTGCAGATCTTGAAAAGATAATTTTTGATAAAAGCAACTTCCCCATGTCAATCAGAAACTTACAATACCACTTAAAAGTAAATAACATGATAGCCGTTGCGGAAATTGACAACACAATCGCCGGCTACTGCGTAGTCTTTTTAAGAAAAAAATATGCTAGAATTTACAGTATCGCGACAAACCCTTATTTTAGAGGGAAAAAGGTTGCATCAACCCTTTTAGAGCATATTTTGTCACAAACTTGCGGACTTAATTATATAAGTCTTGAAGTTAGAAAAGATAATATTCCAGCTATAGCACTTTACGAAAAATACGGATTTAAAACAGTAAAAGAGATCCCATGCTATTATGGCGACGGATGCAGCGCCCTTAAAATGAAGAAAGCTTTACATAAACTTTGA
- a CDS encoding DMT family protein yields MNITATVMLLVLSNIFMTFAWYGHLKTLGSKPLIIAILASWGIAFFEYILQVPANRIGHKALSLGQLKIIQEVITLSVFIPFSVLYMKEKLTMDYLYAGICILGAVFFIFRSKFM; encoded by the coding sequence ATGAATATAACTGCTACAGTTATGTTGCTTGTATTAAGCAATATTTTTATGACTTTTGCATGGTATGGTCATCTGAAGACATTAGGCTCAAAGCCTCTTATTATTGCTATTTTGGCGAGTTGGGGGATAGCTTTTTTTGAATATATTTTACAAGTGCCGGCAAATAGAATTGGGCATAAGGCACTCAGCTTAGGCCAGCTTAAAATTATTCAGGAAGTAATAACTTTATCTGTTTTTATCCCTTTTTCGGTTCTTTACATGAAAGAAAAGCTTACAATGGATTATCTGTATGCCGGAATTTGTATTTTAGGTGCGGTATTTTTTATCTTCAGATCAAAGTTTATGTAA
- a CDS encoding chloride channel protein, with protein MFKRVNLPVVGRWFVLGTIVGLVAGIGAIIFFTLLQGCAYIFMDYIVGLRIEETAGEPSLFGHATTEFKRWMLFIMPAFGGLISGFLVYKFAPEAEGHGTDGAIEAIHNKNGFIRWQVPIVKTIASAITIGTGGSGGREGPIAQIGAGFASFLGNFLHLTDREKRILTAAGMGAGVGAIFRSPLAGAIFAAEVLYSNSDMEYEILLPSTITSIIAYSVFCSMYGWEPLFATPNFRFANPLELIGYSILGFACALFGYIYVKIFYSTHNFFKEWKINRYFKPVIGGFLTGVIGFFIPQALSGGYSQIELAMLGELSIWFVFVLIFAKILTTSFSIGSGGSAGIFGPSMVIGASVGGFVGLLLNKLIPFAVSDPGAYVVVGMAGFFSGIASTPLSTIIMVSEMTGNYHLLVPAMWVSSMSFLLLRKVSIYKSQVDSRSDSPIHRGEFFIRVLQDLKIKDIMRKDPIVIREDMKFMDIVHFIPTTKHNSFPVVDEHYKLIGVLKFEEIREFVFEEGLEDIVVAKEICDTHPDVVFPDNSLADAIEKIGFKNTELLPVVDSEENLKLLGIITRRDIISTYNKVMLKQKDAQKGEF; from the coding sequence GTGTTTAAGAGGGTTAATCTTCCCGTTGTGGGCAGATGGTTTGTACTTGGCACTATTGTAGGATTGGTGGCAGGTATCGGTGCGATTATATTCTTTACTCTTTTGCAAGGGTGCGCGTACATATTTATGGACTATATTGTTGGTTTGAGAATAGAAGAAACTGCCGGAGAGCCTTCGCTGTTTGGCCATGCTACGACTGAATTTAAGAGATGGATGTTATTTATTATGCCTGCATTTGGCGGTCTAATTAGTGGCTTTTTGGTGTATAAGTTTGCGCCTGAAGCAGAAGGGCATGGAACTGATGGTGCGATAGAAGCTATTCATAATAAGAATGGTTTTATACGATGGCAGGTGCCTATTGTGAAAACAATAGCAAGTGCAATAACTATTGGTACCGGAGGCTCGGGTGGTAGAGAGGGTCCGATAGCACAGATAGGAGCAGGATTTGCATCATTTTTGGGTAATTTTTTACACCTTACCGACAGGGAAAAGAGGATTTTGACAGCTGCGGGAATGGGTGCAGGAGTAGGAGCTATTTTCCGCTCACCCCTTGCTGGTGCAATATTTGCAGCTGAGGTATTATATTCAAACTCAGATATGGAATATGAGATTTTATTGCCTTCAACAATTACTTCCATTATTGCCTATTCCGTGTTTTGTAGTATGTATGGTTGGGAGCCCCTTTTTGCAACGCCTAACTTCAGGTTTGCGAACCCACTTGAATTAATAGGCTATTCAATTTTGGGGTTTGCCTGTGCACTGTTTGGTTATATATATGTTAAAATATTTTACTCAACCCATAATTTCTTTAAAGAGTGGAAGATAAACAGATATTTTAAACCGGTAATAGGCGGATTTTTAACGGGAGTTATTGGTTTTTTTATACCTCAGGCACTGTCCGGCGGGTATTCTCAAATTGAACTTGCGATGTTGGGTGAGCTTAGCATCTGGTTTGTTTTTGTGCTGATATTTGCAAAGATTTTGACTACGTCGTTTAGTATCGGGAGTGGCGGTAGTGCTGGTATTTTTGGACCATCAATGGTAATCGGTGCATCTGTCGGCGGTTTTGTAGGTCTTTTGTTGAATAAGCTTATTCCGTTTGCTGTTTCAGACCCGGGAGCTTATGTTGTAGTGGGAATGGCAGGGTTCTTTTCGGGGATAGCCAGCACCCCTTTGTCCACAATAATTATGGTTAGTGAGATGACAGGAAATTACCATCTCCTTGTTCCGGCTATGTGGGTAAGCTCTATGTCTTTTTTACTCCTTAGAAAAGTCAGTATTTATAAAAGTCAGGTTGACTCAAGAAGTGATTCTCCGATTCACCGTGGTGAGTTTTTTATAAGAGTGCTGCAAGATTTGAAGATTAAAGATATTATGAGAAAAGATCCGATAGTGATTAGAGAAGATATGAAGTTTATGGATATAGTGCATTTTATTCCTACCACAAAACATAACAGTTTCCCTGTGGTGGATGAGCACTATAAACTTATCGGAGTTTTAAAATTTGAAGAGATAAGGGAGTTTGTATTTGAGGAGGGGCTTGAAGATATTGTCGTGGCTAAAGAGATTTGCGACACTCACCCGGATGTCGTTTTTCCTGACAATAGCCTTGCTGATGCCATAGAGAAAATAGGCTTCAAAAATACCGAGCTTCTGCCTGTAGTCGATTCAGAGGAAAATTTAAAACTGCTCGGAATTATCACCAGAAGAGACATTATCTCCACGTATAACAAGGTAATGCTCAAACAGAAAGATGCACAAAAAGGAGAATTTTAA
- a CDS encoding DUF2156 domain-containing protein — protein sequence MTELSIEGYHLKPFTIETKSLMESYLKYITSDVDVSDYSFAANFIWLSGTSGFYTIVNDTFCLFNLAGGELSMLLPPIGKVENVNDAMMICFDIMNKNNSSITSSKIEYVSSYFVQSFIEYSEDADIFQALDSYIIEKKNIDYVYLADDLINLRGNSYATKRNEINKFKKNYPNISIEMLNPEAHYNGILELTNNWVVNRMKYLPNVDMDTFIDGINWERAAIKRTLHYFDKLEILGIVLKFDEKIVGFTVGEKLNEKTASVIIEKTDFFTLGAAQYIFWEFSKILRDTYNITFINVGDDMGLENLKKVKMSYRPHTLLPKYTIYQKI from the coding sequence ATGACCGAATTATCCATCGAAGGTTATCACCTAAAACCCTTTACAATCGAAACAAAAAGTTTAATGGAATCATATCTTAAGTATATTACTTCCGACGTAGATGTAAGTGACTACTCTTTTGCGGCAAATTTTATTTGGCTGTCAGGAACTTCAGGCTTTTATACTATTGTTAATGATACATTCTGTCTGTTCAATCTTGCAGGCGGAGAGCTTAGCATGCTCTTACCACCAATAGGAAAAGTTGAAAATGTTAATGATGCGATGATGATATGCTTTGATATAATGAACAAAAACAACTCTTCAATTACTTCATCGAAAATAGAATATGTAAGCTCATATTTCGTTCAATCTTTTATTGAGTATTCTGAGGATGCCGACATATTCCAGGCACTCGACAGCTACATAATCGAAAAGAAAAATATAGATTACGTCTACCTTGCAGATGACCTCATAAATTTAAGAGGGAACTCATATGCCACTAAGCGAAATGAAATAAATAAATTTAAAAAGAATTATCCAAATATATCCATCGAAATGCTTAACCCTGAAGCCCACTACAACGGAATACTTGAACTAACCAACAACTGGGTGGTAAACAGGATGAAATATCTTCCCAATGTAGATATGGACACATTCATAGATGGGATAAACTGGGAAAGAGCTGCAATAAAGAGAACGCTACATTACTTTGATAAACTTGAGATATTAGGGATTGTATTGAAATTCGACGAAAAAATTGTAGGATTTACAGTTGGGGAGAAGCTAAACGAAAAAACCGCAAGTGTTATAATTGAAAAAACGGATTTCTTTACTCTTGGGGCTGCACAATATATATTTTGGGAATTTTCCAAAATTTTAAGAGATACTTATAATATTACTTTCATAAACGTCGGAGATGATATGGGGCTTGAAAACCTGAAAAAGGTTAAAATGTCTTACAGACCACACACACTTTTGCCAAAATATACAATTTATCAAAAAATATGA
- a CDS encoding ABC transporter permease has protein sequence MKTEIVDISLISMIIVYFLAFILFLVLKKIKSGNEKKFLKALTRMSIQLFIVGYVLKYIFAVNSLTIIIIIYLFMSAFATYTIISKVNFKIKHQFVIVFFPIFFIGLLLTVFFLLFIAKTSPWYDARYFIPIAGMVLGNSMNACALSIERLVSEIKTNTLKIETLISLGATPFESVSDEIFKSIRAASLPIITNMSGIGVVFLPGLMTGQILSGTDPIISIKYQIAIMICIVSSLSFSSIAIIFLTYKNFFTIRGQLKKEIIGEQSV, from the coding sequence ATGAAGACTGAGATAGTAGATATATCGTTAATATCTATGATTATTGTATATTTTTTGGCTTTTATTTTATTTTTGGTTTTAAAAAAAATAAAGTCAGGAAATGAAAAAAAATTTCTAAAGGCTTTAACAAGGATGAGTATCCAACTTTTTATAGTTGGTTACGTACTTAAATATATATTCGCAGTAAACAGTCTTACAATTATAATTATTATTTATCTTTTTATGTCGGCTTTTGCTACCTACACTATCATAAGTAAGGTAAATTTTAAAATAAAGCATCAGTTTGTAATTGTATTCTTCCCGATATTTTTTATAGGACTTTTGCTTACTGTATTCTTTTTGCTGTTTATAGCGAAAACATCCCCTTGGTATGATGCGAGGTACTTTATCCCTATTGCAGGCATGGTGTTGGGCAACTCTATGAATGCCTGTGCTTTGAGTATAGAGAGATTAGTAAGTGAGATAAAGACAAATACTTTGAAAATTGAAACACTTATAAGTTTAGGTGCAACACCTTTTGAATCGGTATCGGATGAAATTTTCAAATCAATCAGGGCTGCAAGCCTGCCTATTATCACAAATATGAGTGGCATTGGGGTTGTATTTTTACCAGGACTTATGACAGGACAGATACTTTCAGGGACAGATCCGATTATCTCTATTAAGTATCAAATTGCCATAATGATTTGCATAGTTTCCTCTTTAAGTTTTTCTTCTATTGCGATAATATTTTTGACATACAAAAACTTTTTTACTATACGTGGTCAATTGAAAAAGGAAATTATAGGTGAACAAAGTGTTTAA